The following proteins are co-located in the Telopea speciosissima isolate NSW1024214 ecotype Mountain lineage chromosome 9, Tspe_v1, whole genome shotgun sequence genome:
- the LOC122640099 gene encoding uncharacterized protein At2g29880-like produces MASSSNLDHESAKWTKNEVDTFVRLMLDEVKKGNKTTTTFNKAGWNKIKNQFEAKTGRNFNRLQLRNKMNKLRYDYRSFKELLETSGFGWNAVTRTCTVEDDGVWDRNIKANPSWSKFKRNGLPQWPELQMIFGDSYACEDNAIVSTEDAPNTNEEIVQDAVQSLPNTPIDGGLGDSNGGEAEGNHPPSINRRLDKTPSAIRKRSRTSDFGMAYKTMADASRTKMERYISTSSTSPSPRPVNTDHSITQCMTVLSNMPKVRKDLYMKAVKQMMDDPHWREAFIACPPDKKMWLIEMLE; encoded by the exons ATGGCTAGCAGTTCAAACCTTGATCACGAGTCTGCAAAATGGACAAAGAATGAAGTGGATACTTTTGTTAGGTTAATGCTAGATGAGGTCAAGAAAGGCAACAAGACAACCACTACCTTCAATAAGGCGGGATGGAACAAAATTAAAAACCAATTTGAGGCCAAAACCGGTCGTAATTTTAACAGGTTACAGCTTCGTAACAAAATGAACAAACTGAGGTATGATTATCGCAGTTTCAAAGAACTGTTGGAGACATCGGGCTTTGGTTGGAATGCTGTGACTAGGACTTGCACTGTTGAGGATGATGGTGTTTGGGATAGGAATATTAAG GCAAATCCAAGCTGgtcaaaatttaaaagaaatggACTGCCCCAGTGGCCAGAACTACAAATGATATTTGGTGATTCGTATGCATGTGAGGATAATGCAATCGTAAGCACTGAAGATGCTCCCAACACAAATGAAGAGATTGTTCAGGATGCTGTTCAATCTCTTCCAAATACTCCTATTGACGGAGGTTTGGGTGATTCTAATGGTGGGGAGGCAGAAGGCAATCATCCCCCATCTATTAACCGCAGGCTTGACAAAACACCAAGTGCCATTAGGAAGAGGAGTAGGACCTCAGATTTCGGAATGGCCTACAAGACCATGGCTGATGCATCTCGAACCAAGATGGAGAGGTACATTAGTACCTCTTccacatctccatctcctcGACCCGTAAATACAGATCACAGCATTACTCAGTGTATGACAGTGCTGAGCAACATGCCTAAGGTGAGGAAGGATTTGTATATGAAGGCAGTCAAGCAGATGATGGACGACCCACATTGGAGAGAGGCCTTCATTGCTTGTCCTCCTGATAAGAAAATGTGGCTTATAGAGATGCTAGAGTGA